TCCTTTTAGAAAGTATTGCATTATGTTGCTTAATTTAGTATTAAATAAGAAAAAATATCAACTAAAAAATTTTGTGTCAAATAATATATATTATTTGACAAAATTGTAAGTTTATAGTATATATAGGTTTAAGTGTTAAATATCTATAGTCAAGAGATATTAAATGATAATATGTTAAAAATCTTGATTTAAAAGTAAAAGAGGGGAATTTATGCAAGAATTAGATTTTTCTAATCTACTAAAAAAGTATGATCTTAAAGCAACACCACAAAGAGTTATTTTTTTAAGAGAGTTGCAAAAGGCGGGACATTTGAGTATAGAAGAGCTAGAAAGTAGAGTTAAGAGCGTCATTCCTACTATATCTACCGCAACGATATATAAAAATATAAATTCGATGGTTCAAAAAGGTCTTTTACATGAAGTTAAACTTCCAGGAATAAAAACAAAATATGAGATTACAAAAAATAGACATGCTCATTTTTTTTGTGAAAGCTGTCAAAAAGTTTTAGATATTGAAATAAATACATCATGTATTTATCAAGAGATAGATAAAGAGTTTAGTATAAACGAGGTTAATATTTCTATTCAAGGAATATGCAAAGAGTGTATGAAAGATAATAAAAAAGTATCTTGATTTTTCTACTCTGAATATTTTTAAAGTATATATAAGCTATAGGAGATTATTTCGATGATTTATTATTATATTTCAAAGACCGCAACTACTGGTGCATGATCGCTAGGGGTAGGTTTACGTCTGCGTCTCGTCCACATATCTACTTCTATGTTTTTAGAATTTAAAGTTAAAATAGGAGAAGTCAAAATATAATCTATCCTCATTCCCTCATCTCTCCAAACAGCAGCGTTTCTATAATCCCACCAGGTAAATCCATGTTTTTTTGGATGAAATTTTCTATATAAATC
This Nitrosophilus labii DNA region includes the following protein-coding sequences:
- a CDS encoding Fur family transcriptional regulator, with product MQELDFSNLLKKYDLKATPQRVIFLRELQKAGHLSIEELESRVKSVIPTISTATIYKNINSMVQKGLLHEVKLPGIKTKYEITKNRHAHFFCESCQKVLDIEINTSCIYQEIDKEFSINEVNISIQGICKECMKDNKKVS